In the genome of Nitrospira sp., the window CGGGGCGAGCAGGGCTTGTGATGCCCTGTCAGCTCAAGTCCAAATTTGGCCTTAAGCAGAGCGGCAGTTGCGGTCGTTGCGCAAAAAATATCCACGAGTTTGTTGATCTCGCTGTCCAAGGAGCATCGGCCGGCATCGTGGATCGGTAGGTGCGCCGCTTCCTTCGCGGGTCAATCCACAGTAGAGGTTTCGGCACTCATTCATTCGGAATAGTTCAACGTGAAGCCCCCCCTTTGATGAGCTTCGTCACATCGGCAACACGGCGGCCCAGCGCTTCGGCCTCGGCGAGCTCCTTACCATCGATTCCCGGACTCTCACCCTCGGTTGTGGCAGACGCTCCAAAGGCACCACCATCGCTCACCACAATCATTTGGTTTCCCAGCATCGCGGCGAGGATGGTCAACATCGTAATCTCTTTCCCGCTTGAGACTTGCCCTCCCGTGGAAAAGGCGGCTCCCACCTTGTTTTTCATCTTGAATTCGGGGAAGACGCCGAATTTGAACTGCCAATTATCGAAAAAGGTCTTTACCTCTCCCGACATGTTGGACCAATAGACAGGAGAGCCGACCACAACCGCATCGACAGAAAACAAATCTTCAGCGGTTACTTGTCCTACACGCTTCAAAACAATTTGGGTACCGGAGACCGACTTTGCTCCAGCCACCACTGCTTCCGCCATGCGCTCAGTATTTCCTGAGAGCGAATGATACGCCACGAGGATTTTGATCGCGGGCGAGGATTCGTCCGCCCATGACCTGGACACACAGCCGGTACACAGCGTGACCAACGCCAACACGACGGCCAGGAGATGCCGTGATTCACTCGAGGTATGAATCTTGGTGGGATATGGTGACACAACCTTAGGTTCTGGATGCAAACATACGGAAGGGTCAGCGACGAAACGTCTCCTCCTCGAGATGCTCCTCAACCGACACTTCTGTCAGTGTTCCACGGTAGGTACAGCGATGGCACCGAATCCGCCATTCTTCGATCCATTTCTCTTGAACATAGGACTGACGACATCCAGGGCAAACGAAGACGCCCTTCTTGTATAACACCCGTCGTTTTTCCTGCATGGTCCCCTCTTTCACCCGGCGCCTGAGAATGGCACATTGCCCAAAAGGATTGCAAGATTGACGCGCGGGAAACGCCATCTGCTCGCAACGGCTCTACAATACGTTCCTTGACTGATCTGGCCCGGATGGCTACGATGCGCTCATGTCATTCGGAAAGTTAATTCACTTCTCTTTGTGTTCCATGGCGCTCATTGGGTCACTCCTCTTCCGCATGCCGACATCCGACGCCTCTGACGGAGGGCTCGTACATATCCAGACTCCCTCGGGCATCACGATCCATGCCGAGATCGCCGATACGCCTTTGAAGCGCACGGTCGGCTTGATGTATCGGGATCACCTGAAAAAAGATCATGGGATGTTATTTTTCTTCACTCAACCGCAAGCCTGGTCATTCTGGATGAAAAACACAAAGATCGCACTCGATCTGATTTGGCTCGACGCCAAAAAGCAGGTCACCCATATCGAACGCAATGTTCCGATTTGCACGAAGACCGACGACTCCTGTCCTCAATACCGCCCCAACAGTGATGATGCGATGTATGTGCTCGAAATTGCCGGTGGTACAGTGGACGGATACAAGATTGAGAAAGGGACCAAACTGCTGTTCGGCCAGCCTTAGGGGATTTTTTCGGTACATTTCTTCATGATCGTTCCTGCCAAGACCGAACGCGCCGTGCCGTAATGACGCCCTCTACGCGTTCGATAGTTTTCAGCACGCGATTCAGGTGAGCCGTATCGGCGATTTCGACGACAAAATCCAGCTGCGCCTTGCGGTCTTCCCGAGTGATGATTTCGGCTCGACTGATATTCGCTCTGCATTCGGCGATCGCCGAGGAGACGTTCGCCAACACTCCCGTCTTGTCCGCCGCAATGACGGTAATTTTTACCGGATGCTGACTCGGTGTGGCCGTATCCCACTCCACTTCCACCAAACGTTCTCGATCATAATCCAAGGCTTCTAGGTTGGGACAGTCGACGGAATGGATGGTCAGACCTCTTCCACGCGTGATGTATCCCAAGATCCTGTCTCCGGGAACTGGGTTACAGCATCGCGACAGTTGCATCAACAGATCGCGCCCCCCCTTCACTTGGACGACCGGCTCCTCTCCTTTCGTACTGATGACTTTGCGGGAGCCGGCCGGCTCGGATTGAGTCGGAGCATCAGCGGACGGCAAAGCCATCAATTTTCCGAGGATTTGAGCCGTTGCGACGTTTCCAAATCCCACAGCCGCCGCTAGGTCGTCGATTGTTTCATACCCCACTTGTTTTGCAGCATCGAGAAGGGAATCAGACTTCAACACCTGCGCCGGTGCTAGACCATGACGACGTATCTCCGTCTCGAGCAAACGCCGACCGATTTCCAAGCTTCTTTTCTGTTCCTCCGCCTTGATCCAATGCTTGATCTTTGTCTTCGCCCGTGACGTGCGTACGAACTTAAGCCAATCCTTGTGTGGAGTCTGGTTCGGCGATGTCAGAATTTCGATGGTGTCGCCACTCGTCAGTTCATGCTTGAGCGGAACGATCTTCCCGTTGACCTTCGCCCCGACACAGTGATCGCCGACTTCCGTGTGAATCGCGTAGGCGAAGTCTACCGGCTTGGCCCCTTTAGGCAATTCTTTGACGGTTCCCTTGGGCGTAAAGACATAGACCACGTCGTGGAACAATTCAAGTTTCACGGAATCCATGAATTGGCGATTGTCCGGCAGATCTTTTTGCCATTCGATGAACTGCCTCAACCATCCGAAGGCCTTACTGTCTTTATCATGCACTCTCCCCTGTTCTTTATACTTCCAATGCGCTGCGATCCCATACTCAGCCACGCGATGCATTTCTTCCGTGCGGATCTGAAACTCTACATGCTCCCCCTTCGGCCCTACCACGGTGGTATGGAGAGATTGATAGAGATTCGATTTGGGGATCGCGATGTAATCCTTGAAGCGGCCCGGCAGCGGTCGCCACAACGAATGGATGACACCCAGCAGCGCATAACAGTTCATCTTCGTATCCGTTATTATGCGCAAGGCGGTGAGATCGTACACCTCTTCGAAGGAGATCGATTGCTTCTTCATTTTTTGGTAGATACCGTAGAGATGCTTTGGTCTCCCGTACACCCCTCCGACCAGCCCATTCTCTTTCAGAGCCCTCTCAACGAGGGCCTGCACCTCCAGGATGTATTGCTGACGATCTTCGTCGCGCTTCGCCACGCACACCCGCAGGGTTTCATAGACATCCGGCTTGAGATGTTTCAGACACAAATCTTCCAGTTCATTCTTGACCCATCCGATCCCGATGCGATTCGCCAACGGTGCATAGATTTCTACCGTCTCTAGTGCGATTTCTTGTCTTCTTTTCTCACTGAGATGTTCAAGGGTTCGCATATTATGGAGACGATCGGCCAGTTTGATGATCACGACGCGAATGTCGTCCGCCATCGAGAGCACCATCTTGCGGAAATTTTCTGCCTGTTTTTCTTCTGAACTCTTAAAGGTGATCTTCCCGATCTTGGTCACCCCATCGACGAGATGCACGACTTCTTTCCCAAATTCACGCTGAATCTCGGCGGCCGTCGCGACCGTATCTTCCAGTGTGTCGTGTAAAAGCCCTGCCACAACCGCGGTGACGTCGGTTTTCAAGGACGTCAATACTCCAGCCACCGCCACAGGATGCCTCACATAGGGCTCTCCGGATCGACGCACTTGTCCTTCATGCACCCTCGCGGAAAACTCATAAGCCTTCCGTACCACGCCAAGATCAGCCTCAGGCTGGTAGTCTTGCAAACGAGCCAACAATTGATCGATACTCGTCACTGTTTCGTACATCTTCTATGACTCACGACCTGCAGCCCTTATATCTCGGAGACGCAGTTGAATCCGATCATACCCGTTCCAGTGATTCAGTTCCGGCGTAAACGCGATGTCGATGGGCGTCTTGAGAGACAATCCATACTCCTCCAACGATTTCATCCCGAATCCAATACTATCAAACGGTAATGACCCTCCCTGGCGGACCGTCATCTTCAAATGCTTCTCTCCGACCATTCGAGCGTTGAGAACGTCCAAACCCTTGACGGCGAACGTCGGCTCCGGATTTCCAGCCCCGAATGGATGCAACGTCCCGATCTCCCGAATCAGCCGCAACGTGACTTCGTTCAGCAGAACTTCTGAATCCACATGCAGCACGGGAACACTGTG includes:
- a CDS encoding bifunctional (p)ppGpp synthetase/guanosine-3',5'-bis(diphosphate) 3'-pyrophosphohydrolase, whose amino-acid sequence is MYETVTSIDQLLARLQDYQPEADLGVVRKAYEFSARVHEGQVRRSGEPYVRHPVAVAGVLTSLKTDVTAVVAGLLHDTLEDTVATAAEIQREFGKEVVHLVDGVTKIGKITFKSSEEKQAENFRKMVLSMADDIRVVIIKLADRLHNMRTLEHLSEKRRQEIALETVEIYAPLANRIGIGWVKNELEDLCLKHLKPDVYETLRVCVAKRDEDRQQYILEVQALVERALKENGLVGGVYGRPKHLYGIYQKMKKQSISFEEVYDLTALRIITDTKMNCYALLGVIHSLWRPLPGRFKDYIAIPKSNLYQSLHTTVVGPKGEHVEFQIRTEEMHRVAEYGIAAHWKYKEQGRVHDKDSKAFGWLRQFIEWQKDLPDNRQFMDSVKLELFHDVVYVFTPKGTVKELPKGAKPVDFAYAIHTEVGDHCVGAKVNGKIVPLKHELTSGDTIEILTSPNQTPHKDWLKFVRTSRAKTKIKHWIKAEEQKRSLEIGRRLLETEIRRHGLAPAQVLKSDSLLDAAKQVGYETIDDLAAAVGFGNVATAQILGKLMALPSADAPTQSEPAGSRKVISTKGEEPVVQVKGGRDLLMQLSRCCNPVPGDRILGYITRGRGLTIHSVDCPNLEALDYDRERLVEVEWDTATPSQHPVKITVIAADKTGVLANVSSAIAECRANISRAEIITREDRKAQLDFVVEIADTAHLNRVLKTIERVEGVITARRVRSWQERS
- a CDS encoding NAD(P)H-dependent oxidoreductase; the protein is MSPYPTKIHTSSESRHLLAVVLALVTLCTGCVSRSWADESSPAIKILVAYHSLSGNTERMAEAVVAGAKSVSGTQIVLKRVGQVTAEDLFSVDAVVVGSPVYWSNMSGEVKTFFDNWQFKFGVFPEFKMKNKVGAAFSTGGQVSSGKEITMLTILAAMLGNQMIVVSDGGAFGASATTEGESPGIDGKELAEAEALGRRVADVTKLIKGGASR
- a CDS encoding DUF192 domain-containing protein; its protein translation is MALIGSLLFRMPTSDASDGGLVHIQTPSGITIHAEIADTPLKRTVGLMYRDHLKKDHGMLFFFTQPQAWSFWMKNTKIALDLIWLDAKKQVTHIERNVPICTKTDDSCPQYRPNSDDAMYVLEIAGGTVDGYKIEKGTKLLFGQP